In Deltaproteobacteria bacterium, the sequence GAACACCGATGCTCAGATAATTAATATGCTCAACTTCATTCATACTGACAATAACATTCAGGTGACCATCCTTGATCAGATCAGCAATAGTATTCCTGATATTGACCATTTCCAAATGATCGATATCACCACTGATATGGAGTGTAAAAATATTATCCAGATTGCTTACCTTAATCATATCCCCTCCTTTTAAATACCAAGTTCAGACAGCACTTCAGCCATATCATCAAAGTTATCTTGCGATATCTTTAATTCCTCCTCCCATCTCACCCTGCTCCAGATCTCGATCTTGTTAAGCATACCGGCCACAATAATTTCTTTTTCAAGGGCTGCATATTCTCTTAAAACAGGGGGTATAAGGATCCTCCCCTGTTTGTCCATGGCGCATTCGGTGGCACCCGAAATAAAAAAACGCAAAAAGGCCTTGGCCTCCCTCTTAACCATAGAAAGCCGGCTCGCCTTATTTTCCAGCTCCACCCATTCAGTGTAAGGATAAGCAACAAGGCAATTATCAAAATTTGTGATAATAAGACGATCATCATACCTCTCCCTGAAAGTATCACGAAAACGGGAAGGAATATTGATTCTGCCCTTATCATCTATGGTTATTTCAAAACGCCCTCTAAACATATCAACCCACTTTAACCCACATTACACCACCTTATGCCAAAATATACTAGCGGGCAAGGGCGTTGTCAAGTTAATTTTTCTCTTTTTTTCTTTCCGGGAAAGGGTTTGTAGGGAACAGGAGAAAACTTTGGGGCTGTCCTGAAAGAACTAAAGAAGGGTTAAAAAGGCCAAAAGAGACGAATTGCAGCGTCGGTGCCGGCTTAAGTGGAGTAAACAGTAAAAAAATTTACCATTACATACAGTGACTTAGCCAACCGGGAGGAAGAGCGATGCAATAAAGCGCTTGAAAGTGGGTCAGCGGAACTGCCCGTGGGAAGAAGTGGGTTAACCGCCTATGCGGGTCATGGGGAGGTGGGAATCTTTCTCGGGAAAACCACCGTCATTCAGCAGGTGGCCCGATGGCTTCATCACAACAGAAGTGGAAATAAGCTCTGCCAGTTCATCATCGGACACACCCTCTCTTATGGCAGACATGACATTGACTTCACCTTTCCTCAAAAGACAGGACTTGATATGCCCGTCGGAGGTAAGACGAATCCTGTTGCAGGAATCGCAAAAATGCCTCGAAACGGGAGAGATGAAACCGACCTTTCCCTCAAAACCGTCTATGGTGTAATTACGGGAAGGCGAGCCCTTTTCATCGGCGCTGTCAGGGGTAAGATTGAAGGCCTTTCCCACCATCGCTTCAATTCTCTTTGAAGGAATATATCGCTCCCTGCCCCAGCCATTATTTCCGACAGGCATAAATTCAATAAACCTTACATGATAGGGCCTTGATCTTGCCAGTTCGACAAAATCGACAAGCTCATCATCATTTATGCCCTTAATGACGACAAAATTAAGCTTGATCGGCTGAAAACCAATTTCATGAGCCACCTCAATGCCCGCAAGAACGTCATCAAGGGCCGATGTCTTTGTAATATAGGCAAAACGATCGGCTTTAAGCGAATCAACACTTACATTCAAACGCTTTACACCTGCCTCTTTAAGTTCCTGCGCCTTTTCTCCCAGGAGAAGACCATTGGTCGTAAAGGTCGTCTCCACCCCTTCAATAGAGTTAATCTCTTTGATAAGCCCTATAATCCCTCTTCTCACCAGGGGCTCACCGCCGGTAATCCTGAACTTGTTCACACCAAGAGAACTTGAAATGCGGACAATTCTCAGGATCTCCTCGTAGGTAAGAATGTCTTCATGAGGGACGGATTCAAAACCGCCGGCAGGCACACAGTAAGTACAGCGCATATTACATCTGTCCGTCACAGATATGCGCATATAGCTTATTACCCTGCCGTGACTGTCCTGTAAAGTTTTCAGAGAGGGCCCCTTTCTTTTAAATTAAGGAAATAAAAAAAATCAATTTGCCGCTTCATTGAGTGCACTTAAAAAAACCTCAACATCGATGCCGCCTTCATTGGCCGCCTGCTCTAACGTTCTTGCCCCGCCGCAACAGGAATCGATGCCAAAATCATTAAAAACGGGAAGGGTTGCAGGAAATGCCTTGATCACGTCATTAATTGTCATCTCCTTGTTAATCTTTGCCATTGCCTGCCTCAAAATCAAAATGACTCATATCATAACTTAAGCAGGGCAGAACCATTCTGCCCCTGATTATTGAGTTTATTTGTATGGAATTTTCTGTGATAATATGGGTCTAAATTAGTTGTTTCGCCAAAAGGGCAGGCTGTTTTTCTGTAAGAACACAGTAAATATAATAAACCTCCGGCCCATATTAATCAATATTTTTATTGCCATGACTGTGTATGGGCCGGCATTGATCGTTTTTCAAAGCAGTAATAATGATGGACCTTAAATACCTCGATAAATACAAAGATGAAG encodes:
- the mraZ gene encoding division/cell wall cluster transcriptional repressor MraZ, yielding MFRGRFEITIDDKGRINIPSRFRDTFRERYDDRLIITNFDNCLVAYPYTEWVELENKASRLSMVKREAKAFLRFFISGATECAMDKQGRILIPPVLREYAALEKEIIVAGMLNKIEIWSRVRWEEELKISQDNFDDMAEVLSELGI
- a CDS encoding DUF542 domain-containing protein; its protein translation is MAKINKEMTINDVIKAFPATLPVFNDFGIDSCCGGARTLEQAANEGGIDVEVFLSALNEAAN
- the moaA gene encoding GTP 3',8-cyclase MoaA; this encodes MKTLQDSHGRVISYMRISVTDRCNMRCTYCVPAGGFESVPHEDILTYEEILRIVRISSSLGVNKFRITGGEPLVRRGIIGLIKEINSIEGVETTFTTNGLLLGEKAQELKEAGVKRLNVSVDSLKADRFAYITKTSALDDVLAGIEVAHEIGFQPIKLNFVVIKGINDDELVDFVELARSRPYHVRFIEFMPVGNNGWGRERYIPSKRIEAMVGKAFNLTPDSADEKGSPSRNYTIDGFEGKVGFISPVSRHFCDSCNRIRLTSDGHIKSCLLRKGEVNVMSAIREGVSDDELAELISTSVVMKPSGHLLNDGGFPEKDSHLPMTRIGG